The proteins below are encoded in one region of Pleuronectes platessa chromosome 14, fPlePla1.1, whole genome shotgun sequence:
- the LOC128455877 gene encoding putative methyltransferase DDB_G0268948 translates to MAHRLFEGKKHAASYLKYRVSPSEHLIQQVLGFLEKRKARPFELAVDVGCGSGQGTQLLAQHFASVVGTDVSPAQLDLAVQYALEANITYRECAAEELPLADSSVDLLTVMTAFHWFDRPRFLLEAHRVLKPRGCLALLSYTMDMELSYDGCCSQALNQVCTEFYAALKLYRDPHIGPSTIELYRAAYESIPYPDKEWQECVRVRKAMPLSGYMGMVESFSSYQILLRADPQKAEQLSQDICQKLMSVMQVTSADAEVVVAVKYYYLLACKPEEA, encoded by the exons ATGGCTCACCGTCTGTTTGAGGGCAAGAAGCATGCAGCTTCTTACTTAAAGTACAGGGTCTCCCCATCAGAACATCTAATACAACAGGTCCTTGGATTCCTGGAAAAACGG AAAGCTCGTCCCTTTGAGCTGGCAGTGGATGTGGGTTGTGGCTCGGGACAGGGCACTCAGTTGCTGGCCCAACACTTTGCTTCCGTGGTGGGTACAGATGTGAGTCCTGCCCAGCTGGATTTGGCTGTGCAGTATGCTCTGGAGGCAAACATCACATATAG AGAGTGTGCGGCTGAGGAGCTGCCGTTGGCTGACAGCTCAGTGGACCTGCTGACGGTTATGACTGCGTTCCACTGGTTCGACAGGCCACGCTTTCTCCTGGAGGCCCACAGAGTCCTGAAGCCCCGCGGCTGCCTGGCTCTGCTCAGCTACACCATGGACATGGAGCTCAGCTACGACGGCTGCTGCTCGCAAGCACTCAACCAAGTCTGCACAGAG TTTTATGCAGCTTTAAAACTCTACCGCGACCCTCACATTGGTCCCAGCACTATTGAGTTGTACCGGGCGGCGTATGAATCCATCCCTTACCCAGACAAGGAGTG gcaagagtgtgtgagagtgagaaagGCCATGCCTCTGTCCGGCTACATGGGGATGGTGGAGTCTTTCTCCAGCTATCAGATTCTGCTGAGAGCCGACCCGCAGAAGGCCGAGCAACTCTCCCAGGACATCTGTCAAAA gCTGATGTCCGTGATGCAGGTGACCTCAGCAGACGcagaggtggtggtggctgTGAAGTATTACTACCTGCTGGCCTGTAAACCAGAGGAGGCCTGA
- the LOC128455511 gene encoding uncharacterized protein LOC128455511 has translation MTMKDTILQFLDRKRSRPNVLAVDLGCWTGQTTRQLAPHFKEVVGIDISECQLEEARAVPGFSNIEYRKGRAEELPFSDGSVDLVTASAAAHWFDHSRFLAEANRVLKPRGCIALLSYTNQNNSLSYQNCGEQLNSLYEEVKQLLMPYTSNIPEAQCNSKLEELYSAIPFPDKERIETEVKSFITLKNLVGFIETLSMFQTYKEKDPQSANDLLLNTEKRFLDEMGVTSLDTEIEWTMEYFCVLASKPK, from the exons ATGACAA TGAAAGACACGATTCTCCAATT cctggacagaaagagaagccgg CCAAATGTGCTGGCAGTAGATCTGGGATGTTGGACAGGCCAGACCACTCGTCAGTTGGCGCCGCACTTTAAAGAAGTCGTGGGAATTGACATCAGTGAGTGTCAGCTGGAGGAGGCCAGAGCTGTGCCCGGGTTCTCCAACATCGAGTACAG GAaagggagagcagaggagcttcCATTCTCTGACGGCTCTGTAGACTTGGTGACGGCATCAGCAGCAGCCCACTGGTTTGACCACTCCAGGTTCCTGGCTGAGGCCAATCGGGTTCTGAAGCCCCGGGGCTGCATTGCTCTGCTGAGTTACACCAATCAGAACAACAGTCTTTCCTACCAGAACTGTGGAGAACAACTTAACAGCCTCTATGAAGAG GTGAAACAGCTGCTGATGCCATACACCAGCAACATCCCAGAAGCTCAGTGTAACAGTAAACTGGAGGAGTTATACTCTGCCATCCCTTTTCCAGACAAAGAACG GATCGAAACAGAAGTGAAATCTTTCATCACTTTGAAAAACCTGGTGGGATTTATTGAGACCCTGTCCATGTTCCAAACCTACAAGGAGAAAGACCCTCAGTCGGCTAACGACCTGCTGCTCAACACTGAGaagag GTTTCTGGATGAAATGGGAGTCACGTCTCTGGACACTGAAATAGAGTGGACGATGGAATATTTCTGTGTCCTGGCATCTAAACCAAAATGA